Proteins from one Armatimonadota bacterium genomic window:
- a CDS encoding DUF1638 domain-containing protein, with product MRLKVVACGVFEPELTALAEETPNEVHLHFLDAGLHATPDRLRIETQAQIDAAVGQGYDGVVAGYGLCGRGTSGILAVDTPVVIPRVHDCMTLFLGSREEYRRQFSRHPGTFYTTPGWYEKKSLGDRLSESRNETLEDIHNDVRFPELAERFGESNAEHIIFFFDSWKRNYTRAAFIDTGVGATGRYEDYARQMAESFGWEYERIPGDVSLLREILDGRWDPSRVLVLQPGQRSVLTGDDSIFAAVDVRSGQEATATATEPEQQQESVAVPVFSGSSCTSPGRIVRPKRRGEPQPSLTPGSMLGLGIDAGGTYTDCVLYDLASEQVVAKSKALTTRHALMIGIDEALDRLDIADPSRVVLVALSTTLATNSIVEGKGGIPGALIMSSAVGGTLDLDWKHTRFIAGQMSIGGQELEPPDPDQIAAAVDDLLASGVDAFAVSGYSSVKNPAHEILVRDIIRRRSDLPVVCGHELSSRLNFVSRANTAILNARLMPVIRELLDAVEASLQRREIRGTLMVVKGDGALVNRATALERPIETILSGPAASVSGAKHLTGLSDAIVLDMGGTTTDTAIIENGLVRISPEGARVGGWFTSVEAADISTVGLGGDSHIDFTADRKLLVGPRRVVPLAYLCGRYPEARRFLETIDPTTQQERSRAAALDFFILVRPDYRGPLSDREQAILKALSDGPLSRSILALRLGIQSPSLLRTARLEELGIVQRSGFTPTDVLHVTGEFSAWDAEASKLALDIFAGLYGAAPDEVIRAVKQAVVERLAGQILARELPDWPAGDPDGWPSLVHTVFRPKPGAHLSAQLAYKRPIVALGAPVEPFFPAVGSYLGAQVVIPQHAEVANAIGAIASEVVVREQAVIRPGEIVNFVLHTRAGRYEYDDLHEAIESAKSETAQLAHERALRSGTASAQVRHIVNERRALSADGDNVLIEVLVETTVSGKPELRAAT from the coding sequence GTGCGACTGAAAGTCGTTGCCTGTGGAGTGTTCGAGCCCGAACTCACCGCACTTGCGGAAGAGACCCCCAATGAGGTGCACCTGCATTTCCTTGATGCCGGGCTGCACGCCACGCCGGATCGTCTGCGCATTGAGACCCAGGCGCAGATCGACGCTGCGGTGGGGCAGGGATACGACGGTGTCGTCGCCGGATACGGCCTTTGTGGACGAGGCACTTCGGGGATACTTGCCGTGGATACCCCTGTCGTCATCCCCCGCGTACACGACTGCATGACTCTCTTCCTCGGTTCCCGCGAGGAGTACCGGCGCCAGTTCTCGCGGCACCCAGGAACTTTCTACACCACCCCCGGTTGGTACGAAAAGAAGTCCCTGGGGGATCGGCTCAGCGAGTCTCGCAACGAGACCCTGGAAGATATTCACAACGACGTGCGATTCCCCGAACTCGCCGAGCGGTTTGGCGAGAGCAATGCAGAGCATATTATCTTCTTCTTCGATAGCTGGAAGCGCAACTACACTCGCGCCGCGTTCATCGACACCGGCGTCGGAGCCACCGGCCGGTATGAGGATTACGCGCGTCAGATGGCTGAAAGCTTCGGGTGGGAGTACGAGCGCATCCCCGGCGACGTATCCCTCTTGCGTGAGATACTGGATGGACGGTGGGACCCCTCCCGTGTCCTCGTGCTGCAGCCCGGCCAGCGTTCGGTCCTCACTGGAGATGACAGCATCTTCGCCGCCGTGGACGTTCGCTCAGGCCAGGAGGCTACGGCGACCGCCACAGAGCCGGAGCAGCAGCAGGAGTCCGTCGCCGTTCCGGTTTTCTCGGGTTCATCCTGCACCAGTCCCGGACGCATCGTGCGTCCGAAGCGCAGGGGCGAGCCTCAGCCGTCGCTCACTCCGGGCAGTATGCTTGGGCTCGGCATCGACGCCGGCGGCACCTACACTGACTGCGTGCTGTACGATCTCGCGTCGGAGCAGGTCGTGGCGAAGTCCAAGGCGCTCACCACCCGCCATGCGTTGATGATCGGGATCGACGAGGCCCTCGACCGCCTGGACATCGCAGACCCATCCCGCGTAGTCCTGGTCGCTCTTTCTACGACCCTCGCCACCAACTCAATCGTCGAGGGCAAGGGCGGCATTCCCGGCGCCCTGATCATGTCATCTGCAGTCGGTGGGACGCTGGACCTCGACTGGAAGCATACTCGCTTCATTGCCGGCCAGATGAGCATCGGCGGCCAGGAACTGGAACCTCCCGATCCCGACCAGATTGCGGCTGCGGTGGACGACCTTCTCGCCTCGGGCGTCGACGCCTTCGCGGTCTCTGGCTACTCCAGCGTGAAGAACCCGGCGCATGAGATCCTGGTCCGCGACATCATCCGCCGTCGGTCAGACCTTCCCGTAGTCTGCGGGCATGAGCTGTCCAGCCGGCTCAATTTCGTGAGCCGCGCCAACACGGCGATTCTCAATGCGCGGCTCATGCCGGTCATTCGCGAGTTGCTCGACGCCGTTGAGGCCTCACTGCAGCGGCGCGAGATCCGTGGCACGCTCATGGTGGTCAAAGGTGACGGTGCGCTGGTTAACCGCGCCACCGCTCTTGAGCGGCCTATCGAGACAATTCTCTCCGGCCCCGCAGCCAGTGTCTCCGGTGCCAAGCACCTCACCGGTCTTTCCGACGCCATCGTCCTCGACATGGGGGGCACCACCACCGACACCGCAATCATCGAAAACGGGCTGGTCCGCATCAGTCCCGAGGGCGCACGAGTTGGCGGTTGGTTCACCAGTGTGGAGGCAGCCGATATCTCCACCGTTGGCCTGGGCGGAGACTCTCACATCGACTTCACGGCCGACCGCAAGCTGCTTGTGGGGCCGCGCCGAGTCGTGCCGCTAGCCTATCTCTGCGGCCGGTATCCTGAGGCGCGCCGGTTCCTCGAAACCATCGACCCGACCACACAGCAGGAGCGCTCTCGGGCAGCCGCCCTCGACTTCTTCATCCTCGTTCGCCCAGACTACCGCGGGCCTTTGAGCGACCGCGAGCAGGCCATCTTGAAAGCCCTGTCTGACGGGCCGTTGTCCCGCAGTATTCTCGCGCTGCGCCTGGGCATCCAATCCCCGAGCCTGCTGCGCACGGCCCGGCTCGAAGAACTGGGAATCGTACAGCGCTCCGGCTTCACGCCCACCGACGTCCTGCATGTCACCGGTGAGTTCAGCGCGTGGGATGCGGAGGCATCGAAACTCGCACTGGATATATTCGCAGGTCTTTACGGAGCCGCTCCTGACGAGGTGATCCGTGCGGTGAAGCAAGCGGTGGTGGAGCGCCTGGCAGGGCAGATTCTTGCCCGCGAGTTGCCCGACTGGCCCGCTGGCGATCCTGACGGCTGGCCGTCTCTGGTGCACACCGTGTTTCGTCCGAAACCTGGTGCACACTTGTCTGCGCAACTGGCGTACAAGCGCCCGATTGTCGCTCTTGGGGCGCCGGTGGAGCCTTTTTTCCCGGCGGTTGGCAGCTACCTCGGTGCGCAAGTGGTCATTCCACAACACGCTGAAGTGGCCAATGCCATCGGCGCAATTGCCAGCGAAGTTGTGGTGCGCGAGCAGGCGGTCATCCGGCCCGGTGAAATTGTGAACTTCGTGCTGCACACCCGGGCTGGCCGGTACGAATACGACGACCTGCACGAGGCGATCGAGTCTGCAAAGAGCGAGACAGCCCAGTTGGCGCATGAACGAGCGCTGCGGTCTGGAACGGCTTCGGCGCAGGTCCGCCATATTGTCAACGAACGGCGGGCGCTTTCGGCAGACGGAGACAATGTGCTCATCGAGGTTCTCGTCGAGACAACCGTGAGCGGCAAGCCTGAATTGCGGGCGGCCACCTGA
- the fsa gene encoding fructose-6-phosphate aldolase: MKFFLDTANVDEIRKGMDWGCVDGVTTNPSLVAKEGRNFEEVVKEIVSLVPGPVSAEVVSVTAPEMLEEARRLAAWAPNIVVKIPLIPEGIKAVKVLSAEGIHTNVTLCFSPNQAILAAKAGASYISPFVGRLDDAGNEGMKIVAEIKQIYENYGFETEIIVASVRSPMTVTEAALIGADIATVPFKVMEQMFKHPLTDRGLESFLADWKKFQESL, from the coding sequence ATGAAGTTTTTTCTCGACACGGCGAATGTAGACGAGATCCGCAAGGGCATGGATTGGGGGTGCGTGGACGGCGTAACCACCAACCCGTCGCTTGTTGCCAAGGAGGGGCGCAACTTCGAGGAAGTCGTCAAAGAGATCGTGTCTTTGGTGCCGGGCCCGGTCAGCGCCGAAGTGGTGAGCGTGACCGCGCCGGAGATGCTCGAAGAAGCGCGCAGGCTGGCCGCATGGGCGCCGAATATCGTCGTGAAAATACCCCTGATCCCCGAAGGTATCAAGGCGGTCAAGGTCTTGTCCGCCGAGGGCATTCACACCAACGTCACCCTCTGTTTCTCACCCAACCAGGCGATCCTTGCCGCCAAGGCCGGAGCCAGCTACATTTCGCCCTTCGTTGGCCGACTTGATGATGCGGGCAATGAAGGCATGAAGATCGTCGCGGAGATCAAGCAGATCTACGAGAACTACGGGTTCGAGACAGAGATCATCGTGGCCAGCGTCCGCAGCCCCATGACTGTGACCGAGGCTGCCCTGATCGGCGCGGACATCGCTACTGTACCCTTCAAGGTCATGGAGCAGATGTTCAAGCACCCGTTGACCGACCGCGGCCTCGAGAGTTTCCTGGCGGACTGGAAGAAGTTCCAGGAAAGCCTCTGA
- a CDS encoding DMT family transporter, translating into MSQLAYAYALAAVSTLCWGVVVVPIKLTKLSGKLGIGISMLTGALATSILAGRELLAFASLPWTEMGRFALTGTLQFTLGCMLYYESIRRGSMSIAVPVTRLKVILVLAFTLALGLETFTWWLLGACVLVVLGGVVLGLQTNCAPEGKSRDGHRLSLLLAMGACICWGAGETLIGTLPESINAVAKNALLLWCGLVVYAGYAVVSGAWRRFATIPSRDILCYVTHGLISFSVAYVLMVRAIEIAGPPRISCITSTYPMISAIIGWVFFRERFSAAAVAGACLLVAGVILLQFG; encoded by the coding sequence GTGTCTCAACTCGCATACGCCTATGCGCTGGCTGCAGTCTCCACGCTCTGCTGGGGCGTTGTCGTCGTGCCGATCAAGCTAACGAAACTTTCCGGCAAGCTGGGTATCGGCATCTCCATGCTCACCGGGGCACTGGCCACGAGCATTCTTGCGGGCCGAGAGCTGTTGGCCTTCGCGTCGCTCCCGTGGACCGAAATGGGGAGATTCGCGCTGACGGGCACGCTCCAGTTCACGCTCGGGTGCATGCTCTACTACGAGAGCATCCGGCGGGGCAGTATGAGCATCGCCGTTCCAGTGACCCGGCTCAAGGTCATTCTTGTGCTGGCTTTCACGCTGGCGCTGGGTCTGGAGACCTTTACCTGGTGGCTCCTGGGCGCGTGTGTGCTTGTGGTTCTGGGCGGCGTTGTCCTGGGTCTTCAGACCAACTGCGCGCCGGAGGGCAAATCCCGCGACGGTCACCGGCTGTCACTACTTCTGGCAATGGGGGCCTGCATCTGTTGGGGGGCGGGTGAGACGCTGATCGGAACCCTGCCCGAAAGCATCAACGCGGTGGCCAAGAATGCGCTGCTGCTGTGGTGCGGGCTGGTGGTGTATGCCGGGTACGCAGTGGTGTCGGGCGCCTGGCGACGGTTCGCGACCATACCAAGCCGGGACATCCTGTGTTACGTAACCCACGGCCTCATAAGTTTCTCCGTGGCTTACGTGCTTATGGTCAGAGCGATCGAGATCGCCGGTCCCCCGCGGATCAGTTGTATCACGTCAACTTACCCCATGATCTCTGCGATAATCGGCTGGGTGTTCTTCCGGGAACGGTTCTCGGCGGCCGCAGTAGCCGGCGCGTGTCTGCTGGTGGCGGGGGTAATCCTGCTGCAGTTCGGGTAA
- a CDS encoding response regulator: protein MPRILVVDDDPAVREVIQMQLEMAGMETDTAANGRIALEKLCASVVENKPYDLITLDIVMPELNGWQALKAIKNNPLWQDIKVIVVSGELQSAEDLTHIIEYDGVFVEKRMGFTQDVALIVQRILEA, encoded by the coding sequence ATGCCCAGAATCCTCGTGGTCGACGATGATCCCGCTGTGCGCGAGGTCATCCAGATGCAGCTTGAGATGGCCGGCATGGAAACAGACACTGCCGCCAACGGTCGCATTGCTCTTGAAAAACTGTGTGCGAGCGTCGTGGAAAACAAGCCGTATGACCTGATCACCCTCGACATTGTGATGCCGGAACTCAATGGATGGCAAGCGTTGAAGGCAATCAAGAACAATCCACTGTGGCAAGACATCAAAGTGATTGTGGTCAGCGGAGAGTTGCAGTCCGCTGAGGACCTGACGCACATCATCGAGTACGACGGCGTGTTTGTCGAGAAGCGAATGGGCTTCACACAAGACGTCGCGCTGATTGTGCAACGCATCCTGGAAGCATAG
- the mutS gene encoding DNA mismatch repair protein MutS, whose translation MYRQWAQAKRDYPDVLLLFRMGDFYEMFDEDARVASEALGLTLTSRKYSGDERIAMCGVPYHALDRYLRQLVAKGFRAAICDQVEDPKLARGLVRRQVTRVITPGTLMEDELLQGADHNFLLSLDVVGDRAGIAVVDVSTGDFLVTEIPLVPRHTAGPQTLESGLDGGDGRFLAVADEIARLQPAEILVASELAEQDGMDAVLSKVGRAQVTTLDADPTEFRSASRQLQEFFGVDSLRGFGCQEMPAAQSAAALALRYLKQNRMDALPHLTGIATYSTAQFMVIDSATRRNLELVRTLRDNSRDGSLLSLLDRTLTPMGARLLQQWLLQPLLDVDQICRRLDAVEALVQDAVMAESLRGALRSVRDLERLTNRVTAGTANARDLSALGASIASVPEVIRSLAAGRSGSAEDGLLADLRDQLDPLEDVANLISRAIADEPPAQITEGNVIRDGYSAALDELRDAMMNGREWIAQLQEKERRRTGIEKLKIGYNKVFGYYLEVSRVNTDRVPADYLRKQTLVNAERFITPELKEMEDRILGAEEKSHELEYDLFCQVRAQVAAEADRLLSTARSVAQLDVLLSLARVAVEYNYTRPEVDNSDIVEIRDGRHPVVERTQLAEAFVPNDAHLDCEHSQMLIVTGPNMAGKSTYLRQVALICLMAQMGSFVPARSARIGVLDRIFTRVGASDDLATGQSTFMVEMTESANILHNATARSLIVLDEIGRGTSTFDGLSIAWAVAEYIVNQIGAKTLFATHYHHLNELTETVPRVRNLRIAVKEQGEDIVFLRKIVPGGTDRSYGIQVARLAGLPRAVIERAREVLHSLEQEDLGAGVAPSRDAAARVAPAIQLQLFEAAPDPVVDRLCKLELETLTPVEALVMLKELQDQARKRMV comes from the coding sequence ATGTACCGCCAGTGGGCGCAGGCTAAGCGGGACTATCCCGATGTCCTGCTCCTGTTTCGCATGGGTGATTTTTACGAGATGTTCGATGAGGATGCCCGGGTGGCATCCGAGGCCCTCGGCCTTACGCTGACCAGCCGCAAGTACTCGGGCGATGAACGAATCGCCATGTGTGGAGTGCCGTATCACGCCCTGGACCGATACCTGCGGCAGTTGGTTGCAAAAGGCTTCCGCGCCGCGATCTGCGACCAGGTGGAAGACCCGAAATTGGCGCGCGGTCTGGTTCGTCGTCAGGTGACCCGGGTAATCACTCCCGGCACTCTCATGGAGGACGAACTCCTGCAGGGGGCTGACCACAACTTCTTGCTCTCCCTGGACGTCGTCGGCGACCGTGCCGGCATCGCGGTGGTGGATGTGTCCACGGGAGACTTTCTGGTCACCGAGATACCCCTTGTCCCGCGACACACAGCAGGCCCGCAGACGCTGGAATCCGGGCTGGATGGGGGAGACGGCCGATTCCTTGCAGTTGCTGACGAGATTGCCCGCCTGCAGCCCGCCGAGATACTGGTCGCTTCCGAACTCGCCGAGCAGGATGGAATGGACGCTGTCCTATCGAAAGTAGGGCGGGCGCAGGTGACCACTCTGGACGCTGACCCGACGGAGTTCCGCTCCGCGAGCAGGCAGCTTCAGGAGTTCTTTGGGGTTGACTCACTGCGTGGATTCGGGTGCCAAGAGATGCCCGCTGCCCAGAGTGCCGCGGCTCTTGCGCTCCGGTACCTGAAGCAGAACCGCATGGACGCCTTACCGCATCTCACCGGTATCGCGACCTACTCAACAGCGCAGTTCATGGTCATCGATTCCGCGACCCGCCGGAATCTTGAGCTTGTACGCACCTTGCGCGATAACTCCCGCGACGGCAGCCTCCTGTCGCTCCTTGACCGCACCCTCACACCCATGGGCGCCCGGCTCCTGCAGCAGTGGCTCCTGCAGCCCTTGCTGGATGTGGACCAGATCTGTCGCAGGCTGGATGCCGTCGAGGCCCTCGTGCAGGACGCAGTCATGGCGGAGAGTCTCCGGGGAGCGCTGCGCAGCGTTCGCGACCTTGAACGCCTCACTAACCGCGTCACTGCAGGTACCGCAAATGCCCGGGATTTGTCCGCTCTCGGCGCAAGCATCGCGTCCGTGCCGGAGGTTATCCGGTCCCTGGCTGCGGGGCGGAGCGGTTCCGCCGAAGACGGCCTCCTCGCAGACCTGCGCGACCAACTCGATCCGCTCGAGGACGTTGCCAACCTGATCTCCCGGGCCATCGCAGACGAACCACCCGCCCAAATCACTGAGGGCAACGTCATCCGCGATGGTTATTCCGCCGCACTTGATGAACTGCGGGACGCCATGATGAATGGGCGTGAGTGGATCGCACAGCTTCAGGAGAAGGAACGCCGGCGCACGGGGATCGAGAAGCTCAAGATCGGCTATAACAAGGTTTTCGGGTACTACCTCGAAGTCTCACGCGTCAACACTGATCGGGTGCCTGCAGACTACCTGCGCAAGCAGACCCTCGTGAACGCCGAGCGCTTCATCACCCCCGAGCTCAAGGAAATGGAGGACAGGATACTCGGCGCGGAGGAGAAGTCCCACGAGCTGGAATATGACCTGTTCTGCCAGGTGCGCGCACAGGTCGCCGCTGAGGCCGACCGTCTTTTGTCCACAGCCCGCTCAGTGGCCCAACTCGATGTGCTCCTTTCCCTGGCCCGGGTGGCGGTGGAATACAATTACACCCGCCCGGAGGTTGACAACTCGGACATCGTGGAAATCCGGGATGGCCGCCATCCCGTGGTGGAGCGCACCCAGTTGGCCGAAGCGTTCGTGCCCAATGACGCCCATCTCGACTGCGAGCATAGCCAGATGCTTATCGTGACCGGCCCCAACATGGCGGGGAAGAGCACGTATCTGCGGCAGGTTGCGCTCATCTGCCTCATGGCGCAGATGGGCAGCTTCGTCCCCGCCCGGTCTGCGCGCATCGGGGTGCTTGATCGCATCTTCACCCGCGTGGGAGCAAGCGACGACCTGGCCACCGGCCAGTCAACCTTCATGGTCGAAATGACCGAATCCGCCAATATCCTGCATAACGCCACGGCCCGGAGCCTCATCGTACTGGATGAAATTGGCCGCGGGACAAGCACCTTTGACGGCCTGTCCATCGCTTGGGCGGTGGCCGAATATATCGTAAACCAGATCGGCGCGAAGACCCTCTTCGCGACCCACTACCACCACCTGAACGAGCTGACTGAGACCGTGCCTCGGGTTCGCAATCTGCGCATTGCGGTCAAGGAGCAGGGGGAAGACATCGTCTTCCTGCGCAAGATTGTGCCGGGCGGAACCGATCGCAGCTACGGCATACAGGTTGCTCGGCTTGCGGGGCTGCCCCGAGCTGTCATTGAACGCGCGCGGGAGGTCCTGCACTCGCTGGAACAGGAGGATCTGGGCGCCGGTGTCGCCCCGTCTCGTGACGCTGCGGCGCGAGTGGCCCCGGCGATCCAGTTACAGCTCTTCGAGGCCGCTCCCGACCCCGTGGTGGACCGACTCTGCAAGCTCGAACTGGAGACACTCACGCCTGTTGAAGCGTTAGTCATGCTGAAGGAACTACAGGACCAGGCGCGCAAGCGAATGGTCTGA
- a CDS encoding LCP family protein has protein sequence MPSAVAVSRPYRPPVRNRVALDAFVAALASFVVLAGTYGVYDVLMAPQANGRDSQASLSAGTRRASGGLLGSVFAHGGMELCPGKQQVNILVLGTDEKREGGRADTIMLVMLRKDTKRAAAVSIPRDLKVRIPGYGYQKINAVYAFNRRKGTGEIMTLRTVEEMFRRQVGYPLDIDFYIKTDVTRFPKLFDAVGGLDLYVDRDMKYRDNYGGLDIDLKKGFQHLNGKQIEGFVRHRKDWRGRASSDYMRNQRQQYVLKELVKQKAKPATVTRLPQVVHALREMVSTNMTVAELAALGLLARELDLDNTISRVIATRPEHSSAWYAILLPGETKARMEEVDAALSGGEIAPDKDVEADPTIGGGPERSEAGGTEETED, from the coding sequence TTGCCCAGTGCAGTTGCCGTTTCACGTCCCTATCGTCCTCCGGTGCGCAACCGCGTGGCCCTGGATGCTTTCGTTGCCGCCCTCGCGAGTTTTGTCGTGCTCGCCGGTACCTATGGTGTCTATGATGTGCTCATGGCTCCACAGGCCAACGGGCGCGACAGCCAGGCGAGCTTGTCCGCCGGGACACGTCGCGCAAGTGGCGGCCTGCTCGGGTCCGTGTTCGCCCATGGGGGGATGGAACTGTGCCCCGGAAAGCAGCAGGTCAACATCCTGGTCCTGGGTACAGATGAGAAGCGTGAGGGCGGGCGAGCAGACACCATAATGCTTGTCATGCTGCGCAAGGATACCAAGCGCGCCGCGGCAGTTTCGATCCCCCGAGATCTGAAAGTCCGTATCCCGGGTTATGGGTATCAGAAAATCAATGCGGTCTACGCCTTCAACCGCCGCAAGGGCACTGGTGAGATCATGACCCTGCGCACGGTGGAGGAGATGTTCAGACGCCAGGTGGGCTATCCGCTGGACATTGATTTCTACATAAAAACCGATGTCACCCGCTTTCCCAAGCTATTCGATGCCGTGGGCGGCCTGGACCTCTACGTGGACCGCGATATGAAGTACCGCGATAATTACGGCGGCCTGGACATCGACTTGAAGAAAGGCTTCCAGCACCTGAACGGCAAACAGATCGAGGGTTTCGTTCGGCACCGCAAGGACTGGAGGGGAAGAGCGAGCAGCGACTACATGCGCAACCAGCGCCAGCAGTACGTGCTCAAGGAACTGGTCAAGCAGAAGGCCAAGCCGGCCACCGTGACCCGTCTGCCCCAGGTGGTTCACGCGCTGCGCGAGATGGTCAGCACCAACATGACCGTCGCCGAGCTTGCGGCGCTCGGATTGCTGGCGAGGGAGCTCGACCTCGATAACACCATCTCTCGTGTAATCGCCACTCGCCCTGAGCACAGTAGCGCATGGTATGCCATCCTGCTTCCGGGCGAAACCAAGGCGCGAATGGAGGAGGTCGACGCGGCGCTCTCGGGTGGAGAGATCGCTCCCGACAAAGATGTGGAAGCCGACCCCACAATCGGTGGGGGGCCCGAGCGCTCGGAAGCGGGGGGTACTGAGGAAACCGAGGACTAA
- a CDS encoding sugar kinase, producing MADVVCLGILVADVWGKPVNDWPERGRLSLVDEIGIGIGGCAANTGISLLKLGGDVAIMGKVGSDGFGDFVCETLRSCGADASRILRDPEVGTSATMIMVDDAGERTFIHYIGANARLKPEELDMDLISGAKVFHFAGALVMPGFDGEPAASVFQAAKQAGVITSLDTVWNDTVDWLGLMSPLFPHTDFFLPGLSEAQRITGQDAPADVAAALLDMGIGTVALKMGDAGSYVRTLSEAFTVPAFEVAAMDGTGAGDAYVAGFLRGVLEGWDLERTARFASAVGALCVTAMGTTAGVRDFNGTLEFLAERDGAHWLDLRRD from the coding sequence ATGGCCGACGTAGTCTGTCTTGGTATCCTGGTAGCCGACGTCTGGGGAAAACCGGTCAATGACTGGCCGGAACGTGGGAGGCTTTCCCTGGTCGACGAGATCGGCATCGGCATCGGAGGCTGTGCGGCCAATACGGGCATCTCTTTGCTCAAACTCGGCGGCGACGTGGCCATCATGGGCAAAGTGGGCAGCGACGGTTTTGGGGACTTCGTGTGCGAGACCCTGCGCAGCTGCGGTGCTGATGCCTCCCGCATCCTGCGTGACCCGGAAGTCGGGACATCCGCCACGATGATCATGGTTGATGACGCCGGAGAGCGCACTTTCATCCATTACATCGGGGCAAACGCCCGGCTGAAACCGGAAGAACTGGACATGGATCTGATCAGCGGCGCGAAGGTGTTTCACTTTGCCGGCGCACTGGTCATGCCCGGTTTCGATGGAGAACCCGCGGCGTCCGTGTTCCAGGCAGCCAAGCAGGCGGGCGTCATCACCTCCCTGGATACCGTTTGGAACGATACCGTGGACTGGCTCGGCCTCATGTCCCCGCTGTTCCCGCATACTGATTTCTTCCTGCCTGGACTCTCTGAGGCCCAGAGGATCACCGGGCAGGATGCGCCTGCCGACGTGGCCGCCGCGCTGCTGGACATGGGTATTGGCACGGTGGCCCTCAAGATGGGTGATGCGGGTTCCTACGTGCGCACGCTGAGTGAGGCGTTCACTGTGCCTGCGTTTGAAGTTGCCGCGATGGATGGCACGGGGGCTGGTGACGCCTACGTTGCCGGGTTTCTCCGCGGTGTGCTCGAAGGCTGGGATCTGGAACGCACTGCGCGTTTCGCCAGCGCCGTCGGGGCCCTGTGCGTCACCGCCATGGGAACGACCGCCGGTGTGCGTGACTTCAACGGCACCCTCGAGTTCCTGGCCGAACGCGATGGTGCCCACTGGCTCGATCTGCGCCGCGACTGA
- a CDS encoding redoxin domain-containing protein produces the protein MAQLRRDYATLQARSVEPVVLGPDSPERFAQYWAKHDLPFRGLPDPSASVLKLYGQEVNLFKLGRMPAMVLVDREGVVRSAHYGRTMADIPAVSDILADIEG, from the coding sequence ATGGCGCAGTTGCGCCGGGATTATGCCACGCTGCAAGCAAGAAGTGTCGAACCCGTCGTTCTCGGGCCGGATAGCCCCGAACGCTTTGCCCAGTACTGGGCCAAGCACGATCTGCCCTTCCGAGGCCTTCCCGACCCCTCTGCGTCGGTGCTCAAGCTGTACGGACAAGAGGTGAACCTTTTCAAGCTTGGTCGCATGCCCGCCATGGTGCTGGTAGATCGGGAAGGAGTGGTGCGCTCCGCGCACTACGGAAGGACAATGGCGGACATTCCCGCTGTTTCGGACATATTGGCGGACATTGAAGGCTGA
- a CDS encoding redoxin domain-containing protein, with protein MRPKSGRVEIGLPAPDFTLPDHKGEVFRLSDQRGKGAILLVFNRGFG; from the coding sequence ATGAGACCGAAAAGCGGGCGCGTGGAGATCGGCCTTCCGGCCCCGGATTTCACCCTTCCCGACCATAAGGGCGAAGTGTTTCGTCTTTCCGACCAGCGTGGCAAGGGCGCCATTCTCCTGGTCTTCAACCGTGGTTTTGGGTGA
- a CDS encoding NifU family protein — MTLKEKVEKALEDVRPALEAHGGNVTLLDVSEDGVVSVELQGACKGCPMSQMTLRMGIERHLKQEIPEVTQVVGASQ; from the coding sequence ATGACCCTCAAGGAAAAAGTGGAAAAGGCACTGGAGGACGTTCGTCCCGCTCTGGAGGCCCACGGCGGCAACGTCACGCTTTTGGATGTCAGCGAGGACGGCGTCGTTTCGGTCGAGCTCCAGGGAGCCTGCAAGGGCTGCCCGATGTCCCAGATGACCCTGCGCATGGGCATCGAACGCCATCTGAAGCAGGAGATCCCGGAAGTCACTCAGGTCGTTGGCGCCAGCCAATAG